Proteins co-encoded in one Vicia villosa cultivar HV-30 ecotype Madison, WI unplaced genomic scaffold, Vvil1.0 ctg.004684F_1_1, whole genome shotgun sequence genomic window:
- the LOC131642241 gene encoding uncharacterized mitochondrial protein AtMg00810-like, protein MEDSTFMSQSKYAKNIVKKFGMDNASHKRTPAPTHQKLSKDEGGISVDQSLYRSMIGSLLYLTASRPDITFAVGVSARYQAEPKVSHLNQVKRTLKYVNGTSDHGILYTNGSDPVLTGYCDADWAGSADNRKSTS, encoded by the coding sequence atggaagactccaCATTCATGTCTCAAAGCAAATATGCCAAGAATATAGTAAAGAAATTTGGTATGGACAATGCaagtcacaaaagaactcctgcgCCAACACATCAAAAGCTATCCAAAGATGAAGGGGGCATAAGTGTTGACCAGAGTCTGTACAGAAGCATGATTGGAAGCTTGTTATATCTGACAGCCAGCAGACCAGATATTACATTTGCAGTCGGAGTGAGTGCAAGATATCAAGCAGAGCcaaaggtaagtcacttgaatcAAGTCAAGAGAACTCTTAAATATGTAAATGGGACTTCAGACCATGGCATACTATACACCAACGGAAGTGACCCTGTCTtgactggatattgtgatgctgactgggctggaagtgctgataaCAGAAAAAGCACATCTTGA